A single region of the Apodemus sylvaticus chromosome 7, mApoSyl1.1, whole genome shotgun sequence genome encodes:
- the Nnmt gene encoding nicotinamide N-methyltransferase, which yields MESGFTSKDTYLSHFNPRDYLEKYYSFGSRHCAENEILRHLLKSLFKIFCLGGVKGELLIDIGSGPTIYQLLSACESFTEIVVSDYTDQNLWELQKWLKKDPGAFDWSPVVAYVCDLEGNRTKGPEKEEKLRRAIKQVLKCDVTQSQPLGGVSLPPADCLLSTLCLDAACPDLPAYRTALRNLSSLLKPGGFLVMVDALKSSYYMIGEQKFSSLPLGWEAVRDAVEEAGYTIEQFEVISQNYSSTTSNNEGLFSLVGRKPGRSE from the exons ATGGAATCTGGCTTCACCTCCAAGGACACTTATCTAAGTCATTTTAATCCTCGGGATTACTTGGAAAAATATTACAGCTTTGGGTCCAGACACTGTGCAGAAAATGAGATCCTCAGACATCTGTTGAAAAGTCTTTTTAAGATATTCTGCCTGG GTGGTGTAAAGGGAGAACTCCTGATTGACATTGGCTCTGGCCCCACCATCTATCAGCTTCTCTCTGCCTGTGAGTCCTTCACGGAGATCGTTGTCTCTGACTACACAGACCAGAACCTCTGGGAGCTTCAGAAGTGGCTGAAGAAGGATCCGGGAGCCTTTGACTGGTCTCCAGTGGTCGCCTATGTGTGTGATCTTGAAGGCAACAG AACCAAGGGACCTGAGAAGGAGGAGAAGTTGAGGCGGGCAATCAAGCAGGTGCTGAAGTGTGATGTGACCCAGAGCCAGCCTCTGGGCGGGGTCTCTCTGCCTCCCGCTGACTGCCTGCTCAGCACGctgtgcctggatgctgcctgcCCTGACCTCCCGGCCTATCGTACTGCCCTCAGGAACCTGAGCAGCCTGCTCAAGCCAGGGGGCTTCCTGGTGATGGTGGACGCCCTGAAGAGCAGCTACTACATGATTGGGGAGCAGAAGTTCTCCAGCCTTCCCCTGGGATGGGAGGCTGTTCGAGATGCTGTGGAAGAGGCCGGTTACACCATTGAGCAGTTTGAGGTGATTTCTCAAAATTACTCTTCTACCACATCCAATAATGAAGGACTCTTCTCTCTAGTGGGACGAAAGCCAGGCAGATCTGAATGA